DNA sequence from the Treponema sp. OMZ 838 genome:
ACCTGAGCATTAGTATAAACAACAATGCACCTGCACTTATACTTAAAACAATAGATGTCGGCTTTTTTCCCGAAATAAGCGGATGGAGCTGTAAAAACAGATTCATACCGACAAATCCTACAGAACCGAGTGCCCGTATTTTTCCGTACTGATCACTATGTTGTCCGAGTACCTTTGTAGTAAAACCGTCCAGCACGGGCACCATCCCCTTAAAGCCAATGGCAAAAATACCGAGGCAAATAGCTGTGCTAAAAAATGAATGAAAATGGAGAAGAGGCAGCAGCAATACTGCAATATCAATCCCGAATACACACATTACGAATCCATATCGGCCGGTTTTATCAAGCTGCCGTGTAATAAAAAAAGGTGCACACACACCTACGATTTCAATAACGCCAAGTAGGATGCCGATCCGTGCTGTTGAAAATCCAAGTGTTCTCAGCATAATCGGTAGATAGGAATTGATTATTGCATACAGTGAAAATAGCAAAAAGTACGGAAACCCTCTGCGTAATATCAGCGGCTGTTCTATCGACTTTTCCATACGATTTATACTCCTTACGACCGGATTGTGAACATACCATCCGCACGAATAATACAAATATGCATAGGTTTTGTCAAAATAATAAGCGGGCGAAATTGACAGAACGAGATTCCGCAGTATACTAAACGCTATGAATATTTCAGAGATTAAAGATCAGATGTGCGACATTTGCCACAAAATGTGGCAGCTTGGCTGGGTAGCATCAAATGACGGAAATGTATCGGCTAAGCTGGAAGACGGAAATTTTTTGGTAACGCCGACAGGCATCAGCAAAAGCCTTATCACGCCTGAAAAATTGCTGCTCATTACCAAGGATTGCGAAATTATTGAAGGTGCCCACGGTTATAAACCTTCGTCGGAGATTAAAATGCATTTACGCTGCTATCAAGACCGCGATGATGTCGGCGCTGTCGTACATGCACACCCGCCCGCCGCAACAGCCTTTGCAGTTGCACATTTGCCGATGGATCGCTATACCACGATTGAATCCGTTATTACCATCGGTTCGGTACCGCTTACCCCCTATGGAACACCGTCCACCGACGAAGTTCCCGAAGCGATTGCTCCGTATTTACCTGAACATGATGTATTTCTTCTTGAAAACCACGGAGCACTCACCCTCGGCCGCGATCTGCTAATGGCATATTACCGCATGGAAACTTTGGAACTTTCCGCAAAGATCAGCATCTATGCTCATATCCTCGGCGGAGAAAAAGAAATCTCCCGCGATAATATCGATCGCCTGTGCCGTATGCGCGCCGACTATAACGTATGGGGTAAGCACCCCGGATACAAGCATTACCGGAAAGATGAATAAAAAAAGCCTTGAAACAGTATGCTTCAAGGCTTTTCGTATTACGCTGCATTACCGATAACGATCGGTAACGCGGTAAGTGCAAAACTACCAGCGATAGTGAGCAAACGCTTTGTTTGCTTCCGCCATACGGTGGGTATCTTCCTTCTTTTTGAAGGCAGTACCGGTATTGTTGTATGCGTCGATAACCTCGGCAGCCAAACGTTCGGACATTGCATGACCGTTCCGGCTGCGGGCAGCGCCGATAATCCAGCGCATTCCGAGCGCCTCGCGGCGGGATTCGCGGATTTCGATCGGTACCTGATAGGTGGCACCTCCAACGCGGCGTGATTTTACCTCAACGAGCGGCTTAACATTCTCAAGCGCTTTGGTAAATACGGTAAGCGGATCTTCTCCGGTCTTCGACTTAATTACATCAAAGCTGTCGTAAAGAATAGCTGTAGTAACGGATTTTTTTCCGTCGAGCATCATACGAGCAATAAACTTTGAAAGCACAACGCTGTTGTAGCGTGCATCAGGGGCAATCGGTCTATTGATAGTCTTCTTTTTCCGTCCCATAATAAACCTCCCTTACGCCTTAGGCTTCTTAGCGCCGTACTTTGAACGGCCGCGTTTACGATCGGCAACGCCGAGCGTATCCTTTGTTCCACGGATGATGTGATACCGCACACCCGGTAAATCCTTAACACGGCCGCCGCGGATTAAAACGACAGAGTGTTCCTGTAAGTTATGTCCAATACCCGGAATGTAGGCAGTTACTTCGATACCGTTGCTCAAGCGCACACGGGCAACCTTCCGCAATGCGGAATTCGGTTTTTTCGGCGTAACCGTCATTACACGGGTGCATACACCGCGCTTCTGCGGGCATGACTGCAATGCAGGACTCTTGGTTCGCGAGACGACCGCTTTTCGGCCCTGCTTTATCAATTGATTAATTGTAGGCATTTGCCCTAACTCCTTATATCTCTCCGCCAGCACTACGGATTAAGTTATAACAACAGCTGTTCATTTTAATGTAGTATACGCAGTCTGTCAATCCTCGAAATCTCCTGAAGGTTCATCAAGAGGCGCTTCATCATAAGAAGTTTCAGCGGATTCCATATCCCCATAACCGAGTTCGTCATCCGTATCGAAGTCTTCTTCCATCTCCGCTTGAGCTTCGGCAGCCTCCGCTTCTTCCAACTCTCGTCTGCGCCGTTCGAGGATTTCGTTTACCTGCTCGTCCAAGTCGCTCATATTCTTATCGAAGAGCTTAACCGACCGATACTGCGACATACCGGTACCGGCGGGAATCAGATGGCCGATAATAACGTTTTCCTTTAAGCCGCGCAGCTCATCGGTTTTACCGGCAATAGCAGCATTTGTTAAGACCTTCGTTGTCTCTTGGAACGAAGCCGCCGAAATGAATGAATCGATATTCAATGCCGCCTTGGTAATACCTTGGAACATCGGACGTGCAATAGCAGGCTGACCGCCCTCCGCAGTAACACGCTTATTCTCTGCATGGAATTGGTATTTATCAACCTGTTGACCATAGATAAAGCGAGTATCGCCGACAGACATAACCTCAATTTTCCGAAGCATCTGGCGGACAATAACGCCGATATGCTTATCATTGATAGAAACGCCTTGCATCCGATAGACATCGCGGATCTCATTCATCAAATAATTCTGGAGTGCATTTTCACCCAAAATTGCGAGAATATCATGCGGATCAAGGTTTCCGTCGCACAGCCGCTCGCCCGCTTCAACGGTATCGCCGTCCCGGACAAGCAACCGTTTGGACATCGGAACCAAGTGTTTATAATCTTTACCGTAATGATCCTTCACGATAACAATTCGTTTACCCTTCAATAAGCCTTTAAACGAAACCGTACCGGCGACCTGAGCAAGCACAGCCGGAGATTTCGGACGGCGAGCTTCAAAGAGCTCCGAAACACGAGGCAAACCACCGGTAATATCCTGCGTTCTTGCAGCAGCCTTCGCAAGTTTTGCGATAACCGTACCGGCCTTAATCTGAGTATCTTCTTCTACCATCAGCTGAGCGCCATCCGGCAGGTAATAGAAGCCGAGTGCGTTACCGGATTCATCGGAGATAAATACACGGGGCTGTAAGGTCATATCCGATTTCAATTCGGAAATATGGCGCTCCACGACGCCGGTTTCATCGTTGACATCCTCTTCGAGGGTCGAACCGGGGATAATATCCTCAAACCGGACAAACCCGTCTTGCTCCGCAAGAATCGGTTCATTATACGGATCGAAGGTAGCAATAACCGAAGTAGCCGGTATGTAATCGCCTTTTTTGACAACAACGGTAGAACCGTTCCTGATTTCGGTTTTTTGTTCGGGAGCTGTCAAATACAGCGTCGAATCGTTCAAATAAGCAAAAGCATTCAATGGGCTTTTTACCACTGTACCGTCCGCAGCGGTATACAACACATCGTCGCGCAGAATACGGACACCCGTTTGCACTGCAACGGAATCTCCTGCGGTAAGATTGTACTCTTTAAGCACTTTCTCAAACAGAAGCGTACCGCGGCGGGTAAACAGCAGATTGCCGTCATCAAGCGGAATGGATGTTCCCAAGATATCCTTGATGATGACGGGATATTTAAAGGTGATATGATTCTCTTCGGTCGTGCTGCTTGCCGTACCTCCGACGTGGAAGGTACGCATCGTCAACTGAGTACCCGGCTGACCGATAGACTGTGCCGCAATAATACCGACCGCTTCACCGATTTCGACAATCTTATTGCGGGCAAGATTGCGTCCGTAGCACTTCACGCAGACGCCGTGTTTGGACTCGCAGGTTAATACCGTGCGGAGCTTAACGGTCTGCACGCCCGCTTCCTCGATTTTCGCAGCAATTTCATCGGTGATGTATTCGTTTACGTCGATTAAAAGCTCATGCGAAATCGGGTGCTCTACCCGCTCAAGCGTATATTTACCGACAATCCGTTCGCTCAAAGATTCGATAACCTCATCCCCGGATTTTACCGCCGAGTATTCAATACCGTTGATGGTGCCGCAATCTTCCTCATTAACAACAACATCCTGTGCAATATCGACCAGACGGCGCGTCAGATAACCGGCATCTGCGGTCTTCAACGCGGTATCGGCAAGCCCCTTACGAGCACCGTTCGTAGAAATAAAGAATTCGATAACGTTCAAACCTTCTTTGAAGTTTGAACGGATGGGCAACTCGATAATATCACCGCTCGGTTTAGCCATCAAACCGCGCATACCGGCGAGCTGACGGATCTGATTTCGGCTTCCGCGCGCACCGGAGGTCGCCATCATATAAATCGTATTAAAGCCGTCTTGATCCTTCGCGAGTGTATCCATCATTATCGTGGTCAACTCTTCGTTTGTCTTTGACCACACCTCGACGACCCTGTTATACCGCTCTTCCTGCGTGATATGGCCGCCGCGATACTGACTGTATATAGAAAGAACTTCGTTATTTGCCTTTTCGAGCATGGTCGATTTTTCCTGCGGGATAATGATATCATCCATACTCAATGTTGCGCCGAAGAAAGTCGCATAGTAATAGCCGACGGATTTAAGCTTATCCAGCATCTGAACGGTAACCCAGGTTCCCTTCGTGCGGTACACTGTTTCGATCAACTTGCGGATTTGCTTATCATCCAAAGCGGTATTGACAAACGGAACGCCTTCAGGCATTTCTTCGTTGAAAGCAAGGCGTCCGGGGGTTGTTTCCACTTCTTCACCGCGGTAGTTTATCTTGATAAGTTCCTGCCAACCGATAGAGCCGGCCTCTGCAGCCATCATCACCTCAGAAACCGAAGAATAGCGGCGGATATGCTGTCCTTCCTTTAAAGTCCGCTGCTTGGTTAAATAGTACAGACCGAGAACCATATCCTGTGACGGATACACGATTGTCTTTCCGTTTGCAGGGTCGAGTAAGTTTCTGCTCGAAAGCATCAATGTCCAACACTCCATCTGCGCCGCTTGCGTAAGCGGTACGTGGATAGCCATCTGGTCACCGTCAAAGTCCGCATTGAAGGGTTTACAAACAAGCGGGTGCAGTTTAATAGCCTTACCTTCGACAAGAACCGGCTCAAACGCTTGAATACCGAGGCGGTGCAAGGTCGGCGCACGGTTCAGCATAACGGGATGTTCGCTGATAACCTCGTCAAGAACGGCAAAAACGGCTGGAGCTTCCTGCTCAACCATGATTTTCGCTTTCTTGATATTGGAAACAATTTCTTTTTGAACGAGCTTTTTCATAATGAACGGCTTAAAAAGCTCCAATGCCATCTTAGTCGGCAGGCCGCACTGCCACAGCTTTAATTCAGGGCCGACAACGATAACCGAACGTCCCGAATAGTCAACACGCTTACCAAGCAGGTTCTGACGGAAACGTCCCTGCTTACCTTTAAGCATATCGGAGATGGACTTGAGCGGACGGTTTGAAGAGCCCTTAATAACACGTTTCCGCTTCGAGTTGTCGAACAAGGCATCCACCGCTTCTTGCAGCATCCGCTTTTCGTTGCGGATAATGATATCGGGCGCTTTAAGGCTCATTAAACGGGTTAACCGGCTATTTCGGTGAATGACACGGCGGTACAAATCGTTTAAATCCGAAGTTGCAAAGCGTCCGCCGTCCAGCTGCACCATCGGGCGCAAATCGGGCGGAATAACCGGAATAACATCAAGTATCATCCATTCGGGCTTATTGTTTGACGTTCTAAAATGTTCGACAATCTCAATGCGCTTTAAAAGCCGCTTATCACTTTTTGCGCCCTTTTCGATCATCTTCATTCTAAGCTGAGCGGCAAGCTCATCCAGATTTAGGTTACTCAATAAGGTTTTAACGGCTTCTGCGCCCATATTTGCGGTAAAGGCGCCGCCGTACCGTTCCTGAGCATCACGGT
Encoded proteins:
- a CDS encoding class II aldolase/adducin family protein; the protein is MNISEIKDQMCDICHKMWQLGWVASNDGNVSAKLEDGNFLVTPTGISKSLITPEKLLLITKDCEIIEGAHGYKPSSEIKMHLRCYQDRDDVGAVVHAHPPAATAFAVAHLPMDRYTTIESVITIGSVPLTPYGTPSTDEVPEAIAPYLPEHDVFLLENHGALTLGRDLLMAYYRMETLELSAKISIYAHILGGEKEISRDNIDRLCRMRADYNVWGKHPGYKHYRKDE
- the rpsG gene encoding 30S ribosomal protein S7, whose product is MGRKKKTINRPIAPDARYNSVVLSKFIARMMLDGKKSVTTAILYDSFDVIKSKTGEDPLTVFTKALENVKPLVEVKSRRVGGATYQVPIEIRESRREALGMRWIIGAARSRNGHAMSERLAAEVIDAYNNTGTAFKKKEDTHRMAEANKAFAHYRW
- the rpsL gene encoding 30S ribosomal protein S12, with the protein product MPTINQLIKQGRKAVVSRTKSPALQSCPQKRGVCTRVMTVTPKKPNSALRKVARVRLSNGIEVTAYIPGIGHNLQEHSVVLIRGGRVKDLPGVRYHIIRGTKDTLGVADRKRGRSKYGAKKPKA
- the rpoC gene encoding DNA-directed RNA polymerase subunit beta'; protein product: MRDIQDFDNIMIKLASPEAIRAWSYGEVKKPETINYRTLRPEREGLFCERIFGTTKEWECYCGKFKSIRYKGVICDRCGVEVTHFKVRRERMGHIELAAPVSHIWYYRSVPSRMGLLLDLPVAALRSVLYYEKYIVIEPGGTDLKKNQLLSEDEYRDAQERYGGAFTANMGAEAVKTLLSNLNLDELAAQLRMKMIEKGAKSDKRLLKRIEIVEHFRTSNNKPEWMILDVIPVIPPDLRPMVQLDGGRFATSDLNDLYRRVIHRNSRLTRLMSLKAPDIIIRNEKRMLQEAVDALFDNSKRKRVIKGSSNRPLKSISDMLKGKQGRFRQNLLGKRVDYSGRSVIVVGPELKLWQCGLPTKMALELFKPFIMKKLVQKEIVSNIKKAKIMVEQEAPAVFAVLDEVISEHPVMLNRAPTLHRLGIQAFEPVLVEGKAIKLHPLVCKPFNADFDGDQMAIHVPLTQAAQMECWTLMLSSRNLLDPANGKTIVYPSQDMVLGLYYLTKQRTLKEGQHIRRYSSVSEVMMAAEAGSIGWQELIKINYRGEEVETTPGRLAFNEEMPEGVPFVNTALDDKQIRKLIETVYRTKGTWVTVQMLDKLKSVGYYYATFFGATLSMDDIIIPQEKSTMLEKANNEVLSIYSQYRGGHITQEERYNRVVEVWSKTNEELTTIMMDTLAKDQDGFNTIYMMATSGARGSRNQIRQLAGMRGLMAKPSGDIIELPIRSNFKEGLNVIEFFISTNGARKGLADTALKTADAGYLTRRLVDIAQDVVVNEEDCGTINGIEYSAVKSGDEVIESLSERIVGKYTLERVEHPISHELLIDVNEYITDEIAAKIEEAGVQTVKLRTVLTCESKHGVCVKCYGRNLARNKIVEIGEAVGIIAAQSIGQPGTQLTMRTFHVGGTASSTTEENHITFKYPVIIKDILGTSIPLDDGNLLFTRRGTLLFEKVLKEYNLTAGDSVAVQTGVRILRDDVLYTAADGTVVKSPLNAFAYLNDSTLYLTAPEQKTEIRNGSTVVVKKGDYIPATSVIATFDPYNEPILAEQDGFVRFEDIIPGSTLEEDVNDETGVVERHISELKSDMTLQPRVFISDESGNALGFYYLPDGAQLMVEEDTQIKAGTVIAKLAKAAARTQDITGGLPRVSELFEARRPKSPAVLAQVAGTVSFKGLLKGKRIVIVKDHYGKDYKHLVPMSKRLLVRDGDTVEAGERLCDGNLDPHDILAILGENALQNYLMNEIRDVYRMQGVSINDKHIGVIVRQMLRKIEVMSVGDTRFIYGQQVDKYQFHAENKRVTAEGGQPAIARPMFQGITKAALNIDSFISAASFQETTKVLTNAAIAGKTDELRGLKENVIIGHLIPAGTGMSQYRSVKLFDKNMSDLDEQVNEILERRRRELEEAEAAEAQAEMEEDFDTDDELGYGDMESAETSYDEAPLDEPSGDFED